The Geobacter sp. AOG2 genome includes a window with the following:
- a CDS encoding ATP/GTP-binding protein: MAIINNAKREINAKIVYYGCEGVGKGTSLRYLYERIKPSLRGELKTLQASGGSLLFFDFCPFEQPVFGGYRIRFHIYTLPGKVTNPAAWKMTLKGADGVVLMADAADTSPAGRQGMENLRDYLASYGMSIHDMPAVLQINKTDRAGSMDMATAAAKLELGHLPVCLSTALSGEGVLETFSTLSRRVMERIGAESSLQTESAPLPPSSVSAPEGMMPPASFDAGPGERLDQDVPVAASVEENGPEGPELGTEDKDDLKVTLAVEAVTLTDGSVRVPLTISLHGQARRFMLKIALEPNAETP; the protein is encoded by the coding sequence ATGGCCATTATCAACAACGCCAAACGTGAGATCAACGCCAAAATCGTTTACTACGGATGCGAAGGGGTCGGCAAAGGCACCTCGTTGCGCTACCTGTACGAAAGGATCAAACCGTCACTACGTGGTGAATTGAAAACACTGCAAGCCAGCGGCGGGTCGTTGCTCTTCTTTGATTTCTGCCCCTTCGAACAGCCGGTTTTCGGCGGCTACCGAATCCGTTTCCATATCTATACCTTGCCGGGCAAAGTCACCAACCCCGCTGCCTGGAAAATGACCCTCAAGGGGGCTGACGGGGTGGTGTTGATGGCGGACGCCGCGGACACTTCCCCGGCGGGGCGGCAAGGCATGGAAAACCTGCGCGATTATCTGGCCTCGTACGGTATGAGCATCCACGATATGCCGGCGGTTCTTCAGATCAACAAGACAGACCGGGCCGGATCGATGGATATGGCGACGGCTGCAGCCAAACTGGAACTGGGACACCTCCCTGTCTGCCTGTCCACCGCCCTGAGCGGCGAAGGGGTGCTGGAGACGTTCTCGACCCTCTCCCGCCGGGTCATGGAAAGGATAGGCGCGGAAAGCAGTCTACAGACCGAGTCTGCCCCCCTCCCTCCCTCCTCCGTGTCCGCCCCGGAGGGCATGATGCCGCCTGCATCGTTCGACGCCGGCCCCGGAGAAAGGCTTGATCAAGACGTACCCGTTGCTGCCTCCGTTGAAGAGAATGGACCCGAAGGTCCGGAGCTGGGGACGGAAGACAAAGACGACCTGAAGGTAACACTGGCGGTGGAGGCGGTGACCCTGACGGACGGAAGTGTCCGGGTGCCTCTGACAATCTCCCTGCACGGGCAGGCGCGACGATTTATGCTGAAAATCGCCCTGGAGCCCAATGCAGAGACACCGTGA
- a CDS encoding NnrU family protein has translation MEAPLPDYCVFILRFLLFALAHSLFAATRVKKAIGRLCHGEPRGYRLAYNLLSLVLFVWVMTAFGSSAVLYFAPGVWSLVMYLAQLVCGVILVDCVRRTGAGDFMGIRQLHRGPVSRPHLVTDGYYAVVRHPLYLFSIVFLLLNPVMTAQWLLLTVLSALYFVIGGLIEERRLLEEFGDQYRRYCQSVPFIIPRWGAVWASAKRPESS, from the coding sequence TTGGAGGCTCCGCTGCCTGACTATTGCGTATTCATACTGCGTTTCCTGCTCTTTGCGTTAGCCCATTCGCTTTTTGCCGCAACCCGCGTCAAGAAGGCCATTGGGAGGCTGTGCCACGGCGAACCGCGCGGCTACCGGCTTGCCTATAACCTGCTCTCCCTGGTGCTGTTCGTCTGGGTCATGACCGCCTTCGGTTCATCAGCGGTTCTCTATTTTGCCCCTGGCGTTTGGAGCCTGGTCATGTACCTGGCTCAACTTGTCTGTGGGGTAATCCTGGTGGATTGCGTGCGCCGGACCGGGGCAGGGGACTTTATGGGCATCAGGCAGCTTCACCGTGGCCCGGTCAGTCGTCCCCACTTGGTCACCGATGGCTATTACGCCGTGGTGCGCCATCCGTTGTACCTCTTCTCCATAGTCTTCTTACTGCTCAACCCGGTCATGACCGCCCAGTGGCTCCTTCTGACCGTTCTTTCTGCGCTCTATTTCGTTATCGGCGGTCTGATCGAGGAACGCCGACTCTTAGAAGAGTTTGGCGACCAGTATCGCCGATATTGCCAGAGCGTCCCCTTCATCATCCCCCGTTGGGGGGCGGTTTGGGCCAGCGCCAAGCGCCCAGAGTCCTCCTGA